The Alteribacter populi genomic sequence TCTTGTCTTGGGTGAAAGGATGAATAATGAAACTCGTGTCCCTTCGCATCATCACCACTTCTTAATAAGAAATTATCGGTTTCACCACTAACCTCACGATAACCAATCGCCGCTAACCTTTGTTGCATTTGGATCACACCCGGTACGACGCCTGCCATAGAATGGATTTGACCGTCTGCCGTGATCAGTGAATCACAGATAAACATAAAACCACCACATTCCGCCAAGGTCGGCATCCCCTGGCTAATGGCTTTTTTAACTGAACTTTTGACCGTTGCTTGCTTTGCTAGCTTCTCCGCAAACTCTTCAGGAAAACCTCCTCCTAAATAAAGGCCATCTATATAATCTGGAATCGGTTCATCATTTAACGGGGAAAAATAGACCAGCTCTGCCCCATTAGCTTCTAGCAATTCTAAGTTTTCCTGATAATAAAAGTTAAAGGCGAGGTCTCTGGCAACGGCAATTTTCACACCTGTATTCGGTTTGTTTTTGAAAAGGGGCGACGTCTCTACGTTGAGCTTTTTTGTTTTTGCTAAGTCATACAGCTTATTCATGTCAATGGTTTGGGACACGAGCTCGCCTAATCTATCGAAAAACGGATCCAGCTCCCCTCTTTCAATAGAAGGAATTAAACCTAAGTGTCGTTCAGGGATTTCAATCTCGGTTTCTCTACTCAAATAACCTACGACCGGAATTTGACATTCCTGTTCAACCGCTTCTTTGATTAACTGAAAATGCCCTTCACCTCCGACTTGGTTCGCAATAATCCCAACAATGTTAACCTCATCAGATAATGCTTGAAACCCTTTAACAGTAGCTGCCGCACTACGAGCTACCCCTGAGCAGTCAACAACTAAAATAACCGGACTTTCTGTCATGACACTAATTTCTGCCGTACTTCCCTTGTTTGACTTCGGGTCCTTACCATCATAGAAGCCCATGACCCCTTCAATGATTGAGATATCAGCTCCATCACTCCCGCGCTGTAATATCTCTTTCATTACACTTGGTGAGAGCATCCAGCTATCTAAATTGCGCGAACGACGCCCTGTTACGGACGTATGGTATGTAGGATCGATATAATCCGGTCCACATTTAAAACCCTGAACCGTGTAACCCTGCTTTTGAAAGGCTGACATGAGCCCAATCGTTACTGTCGTCTTGCCGGCACCACTCCCGGTCCCGGCTATGACTAATCTTCTTTCTGACAAAATAAAATCCCCCTATGTTTAAAGGTTCGAAGTATCATTTAAATC encodes the following:
- a CDS encoding cobyrinate a,c-diamide synthase, which gives rise to MSERRLVIAGTGSGAGKTTVTIGLMSAFQKQGYTVQGFKCGPDYIDPTYHTSVTGRRSRNLDSWMLSPSVMKEILQRGSDGADISIIEGVMGFYDGKDPKSNKGSTAEISVMTESPVILVVDCSGVARSAAATVKGFQALSDEVNIVGIIANQVGGEGHFQLIKEAVEQECQIPVVGYLSRETEIEIPERHLGLIPSIERGELDPFFDRLGELVSQTIDMNKLYDLAKTKKLNVETSPLFKNKPNTGVKIAVARDLAFNFYYQENLELLEANGAELVYFSPLNDEPIPDYIDGLYLGGGFPEEFAEKLAKQATVKSSVKKAISQGMPTLAECGGFMFICDSLITADGQIHSMAGVVPGVIQMQQRLAAIGYREVSGETDNFLLRSGDDAKGHEFHYSSFHPRQEVTNAYETKGMRGVQKEGYLSGNLVAGYTHLHFASCPAIVENWIEKCMEWKSHD